The following are encoded together in the Bos javanicus breed banteng chromosome X, ARS-OSU_banteng_1.0, whole genome shotgun sequence genome:
- the LOC133242162 gene encoding odorant-binding protein-like isoform X2, whose amino-acid sequence MKALLFSLVLGLLAASQGDVIDASQFTGRWLTHFIAAENIDKITEGAPFHIFMRYIEFDEENGTIHFHFYIKKNGECIEKYVSGLKEGNFYAVDYSGHNEFQVISGDKNTLITHNLNVDEDGRETEMVGLFGLSDDVDPNREEEFKNEVREKGIPEENILNFIYNDNCPRE is encoded by the exons ATGAAGGCTCTGCTGTTCAGTCTTGTCCTTGGTCTGCTTGCTGCCAGTCAAGGCGATGTGATAGATGCCTCTCAG TTCACAGGAAGATGGTTAACCCATTTTATCGCGGCCGAGAACATAGACAAGATCACCGAGGGCGCGCCATTCCACATTTTCATGCGTTACATCGAGTTTGATGAAGAAAATGGCACGATACACTTCCACTTTTACATCAA gaagaaTGGAGAATGCATAGAAAAATATGTCTCAGGCCTAAAGGAAGGAAACTTTTATGCTGTTGACT acTCGGGTCACAATGAATTTCAAGTCATTAGTGGGGACAAGAACACTCTCATAACGCATAATCTCAACGTGGATGAAGATGGCAGGGAGACAGAAATGGTGGGATTATTCG GTCTATCAGATGATGTTGATCCGAATCGCGAAGAGGAGTTCAAAAACGAAGTGAGAGAAAAAGGGATTCCAGAAGAAAATATCCTGAATTTCATCTACAATG